The uncultured Sphaerochaeta sp. genome includes a window with the following:
- a CDS encoding GntR family transcriptional regulator: MQFNTHSPIYMQIAEYIHDLILSNVWEDGQRIPSVRDMAMELEVNPNTVIRTYSLLQEEGTLENQRGIGYFTAKDARTLVLQKRREHFLKRELPSLFETMERLGLTMNDLQQYADNKEKDDEIEPQEE, from the coding sequence ATGCAGTTTAATACACATTCTCCAATCTATATGCAAATTGCCGAGTATATTCATGACTTGATCCTCAGCAATGTCTGGGAGGATGGTCAGAGAATACCTTCGGTACGCGATATGGCAATGGAACTGGAGGTGAATCCCAATACCGTTATCAGGACATACTCACTTCTGCAGGAAGAGGGTACGCTTGAGAACCAACGCGGGATCGGGTACTTCACCGCAAAGGATGCAAGGACGCTGGTCCTGCAAAAACGACGTGAACATTTCCTCAAGCGGGAGCTACCCTCCCTGTTTGAAACCATGGAGCGTTTGGGTCTGACCATGAATGATTTACAACAGTATGCTGACAATAAGGAGAAGGACGATGAAATCGAGCCACAAGAAGAGTAA